The DNA window TTCGAATTCGGCATTCTGTAGCTGGGGTCCGGCTACAAGAATACACAGCTGTCTACTTTTTCGGAAGAGGAATCGCATCGCCGAGGTTGATCGAGCCGCCGCCTTCGGAGACGTAGTTACGATTCCAACTTGGGATCTCAAATTCCACGTCACCCGTCACAACGCACTGGCAACCGAGGCGGGAGTGGAGCGTGAGGCCAGGAGCGAGGTCGAGCTTGTCCTGTTCGTCGTCTTCCATCTCGGAAAGATTGTCGTCGCCGCTCTTGATGATGACGTGGC is part of the Bryobacter aggregatus MPL3 genome and encodes:
- a CDS encoding 2Fe-2S iron-sulfur cluster-binding protein; this encodes MPKITLLNDGSTYEFKPEEVPYGGHGKPLSLLDLAEHFGFHIEHACGGSCACTTCHVIIKSGDDNLSEMEDDEQDKLDLAPGLTLHSRLGCQCVVTGDVEFEIPSWNRNYVSEGGGSINLGDAIPLPKK